AACAGCCATGTCTGGTGATGATGGggtggcagcggcggcggcggcagcagcagcagctacagtagtTGTCGTccacaaacaaagcaaacacgAGCTGCAGTGAGGTGCAGTTAACCTGGCCAACATTATTCACGGGGGAAATGTTGcctttgtcattgtcattgacATTGTCAGTGAAAGTGTCCAGGCTCTGATTTCCAATCAAATCTTTGGTTTTGCGGCGGTAGATCACCCGGAGTCTGTACTTATTGTTCGGTCGCGTCCGCATAGGAGAACAAGGAGAGATGAATAGCATGAAACGCCTAGATTCCACTCACTGTCTTCATTatctgtatttacagtgtacagaGTGTCTGAATGAAACAGTCAGTAGTCAGCGGGTAGTGAGCTCAGTCAGTCGCTGTCCTCCTTGTCGTCCTGGATGGTGGTGGTAGAATGGTTATACAGTCCTTGCGCCATCAGCTGTAGCGCCAGGCCGTTCTTGAAGCCGCTGGCCTTTTTGATCTTGGCCCGCTTGTTCTGAAACCAGATTTTAATCTGGGATTCATTGAGGTTGAGCTCTTGGGCCAGGGACTGGCGCCGCTGCTCCGTGATGTAACGGTTCACCTGAAATTCCGTCTTCAGTCTCTGCAGCTGCTCGGCCGTGAAGGCCGTGCGAGGCCGCTTGTCCTCTTTGCCGCTTTTCGACTTTTTCAGTTTCCGTGTCCTTGGGCCTGCAGTATGAGCGAAAGGACAGGAAAGtagaaatatgaatattcaGCTTGTGATCGACaggcaaaaaaacaagtatCAGCCGTGAATGTGGTATTGttgttattgctattattattattattattattattgttgttattattattatgattattatcattattattagaaaCCTCACACTGAGCTCCAGCTGAGCATCAGCCATGAACACACATCTACTTGCTGTGACTGCGTGTTTGAATTCAGCAGCAGcgagaacacgcacacacacacacgcacacacacacagcacagtttaTAAtcgcacagcagcagcaactgctGAGTGTCGGTAAGTGGTGTTAAGAAAATGCGGTGATAAATCAAAACTCTAGGAATCAACACAGTAAAGCCGCAGAAATGTTAATGCGCGAAATGTTCACACGTgtatcgttgttgttgttttttactcacAGTTGTACAAATGTATAAACAAGAAGAGCAGAACGGggttcataaaaaaacacaagctaTGATTCAAATTTTGAAATTAAATTGTATactgaaataattcctaaaataaatctaaaaaaatatacttattatatatatataataagcaGAGTTTTCTTTGtgactgaacttttttttttttttaattggtcgTATTTATGTGTTTTAGTGGACTATAAATGGAGTCGAAataatgttttggttttattacaAATGAACAAAGTGTgcatgtaaaacataaaatacaatagACACATAATTTACAGTACAATCATTAGAGAGATAATATGACATTAGATTAATCATTTCGACTCGGTAATAAAGGTTATCATTCAGTCACTCATTGAGGTGACCTCTCCTGCACGAACAAACTTGATGTCCTTCATTTACCTGAAATGTGTAAAACGTCAGGAAAACATCAGGTAAGACATGTATCGActgttttttggttgtttctttctttccttttttcctttcttttccttttttttactgttgatcGGCCCATCAATGCCTgtcacacacaaagtcacacaaatcACAGGTATAAGACTGAACCTCTAGGTTCATTCTAGGTTGTAAAACAATTctagattttatttaaaatgtgattttttcatattattttttacaagcaatttttatattgtttaaattaataaaaaaatatatattttcgtTTCCTCTTGTGAATTATTAAGAAAACGTGTTACATAACGCCTTGTTGAAACGCGATAATATGTCGTGGTTGAGATTCCACATCTTGTAACCCTATATCATTAGGAAATGCAATACTGAGACTCCAAAGCTTCATTCTCAGCttacaatataaatacatgcTAAATACATTTAGCCTTTTTTAtgtaaaactaaatataaatgtaattttgtttgATTGCAGAATTAAAATGGCCTGgaattgtaattatttgtattcgttatttttgagaaattagaAAGTAGCAATGATGTCTtcaattaaaattattattattattattgttattattattattattattattattatagtagaattaataataatagtagtaataataataataataataataaaattgttGCATTTGATTTAACATTTTGTGACAGAAACGTATTTAAGACTGTTAATTATTTATCATCAGAATAACTGGACGCTCACAGTTGTTGCTATAGTTGtgcctccccctccctccttcatgAATCTATTGCCTTACCAGATGAGGGCCTGTCTGAGTACCGGGTGCAATAAACCCAGGCAGGCCACAGCAGCGGCTGGCTGTCCGCTGCTGGAGCTGCGGTGCCATTCAGCATCACAAGCGAAGAGGAGGTGTTCTCCCCTGCCCCGCTGTCAGTCCTCTCCTCGGCTTTCACCTCGCTGCTCCCGGTGGAAACGGCGGCTGCGGCTCCGTCGACGCTGCTCTTTTTGGGATTGGCCAAAGTGGTAGAGGACgcagtgctgtcactgctgcagtTGGAGTCCTGGCACGGCGTCCCGGGAAGGCCCGGCCTGCTAACCACCGAGTGGACGCGCTCCCGACTAGAGCTGTGCGGCCGCTCCCGTGAGCCCAAACCGTGCTCCTTCTTGCAGCCGAAGTCCGGTCGCAGAATGTTATCGATGAAGAAGTTGGTGGTCCTGTGTGCCTGCTGAGCGACCTGTAGGGGCAGAATGGGCGGCGAGAGCAGACTGGGAGCCGGGGAGAcgctctctccctcactgtccGTGCTGTTCACATGCCGCTGTTCCTCCATCATTGCTCTTGTGAAGAACGCGGCTTTTCTTCTCTCAATCCACTTCCACTCAGTGGGCCACTGCTTGTATCCAAAATATTACAACAGAGGgaacaaaaaacactaaaacatggTTAAATTCTCACCGTAATATTGCTAAATTATgtagttctcaaactgtggataTCCTGCGTTAATGCGCTCCAGCGCTTCATGGTCGGCGACTTGGAACAAGACTGGCTATAGTTGCTGGGGTGCTCTGCTCCCACAGACCAGCAGCCTTTCTGCGCTGACAGTCAGATCTTCACAAAGTGCTCACATCATATTaccatgtggacacacacacacacgcgctcgcgcgcgcgcacacacacaggttcgcAGCTACTCTTATAAATTatactgcattgatttccatgcATTTGGAGACCTAACCGAACTGAACTAAACCAGTTCCCAGGAATGGAGTTCTTTTTTAGAACCAGAATTTTGGTCTCCACAAGGACCTCCAaaaggccagtgtttatgccagaaaaggtcctaaatagttaacaaatacaagtacacacacacgtcggAGACACATGAGCATATAACATCTAAAGCTCACTTGGCCAATCACATTGCAGGACACTTTTGGACATGGGGCGACGACGTCCAATAATGTCAGGCCTCTCTGAGCAGTGTGTGGAGCTGTGGTGCAGGATGGCCTCACGCTTACTGAGTAGCCAAACAAGAGATTATCACTGCTCTGCACCTTCAGCTTCGGACACACAGACTGTGTACGTGCGTTTACGGCTCAACTGCATTAAATTAACTTCCAAATTTAAACTTTGATCCCTgcatatccccccccccccc
This genomic interval from Solea solea chromosome 2, fSolSol10.1, whole genome shotgun sequence contains the following:
- the LOC131453572 gene encoding homeobox protein engrailed-1-B-like produces the protein MMEEQRHVNSTDSEGESVSPAPSLLSPPILPLQVAQQAHRTTNFFIDNILRPDFGCKKEHGLGSRERPHSSSRERVHSVVSRPGLPGTPCQDSNCSSDSTASSTTLANPKKSSVDGAAAAVSTGSSEVKAEERTDSGAGENTSSSLVMLNGTAAPAADSQPLLWPAWVYCTRYSDRPSSGPRTRKLKKSKSGKEDKRPRTAFTAEQLQRLKTEFQVNRYITEQRRQSLAQELNLNESQIKIWFQNKRAKIKKASGFKNGLALQLMAQGLYNHSTTTIQDDKEDSD